Proteins found in one Haloferax litoreum genomic segment:
- a CDS encoding dienelactone hydrolase family protein produces the protein MAETILVPGGRDVRATLDTAATDGTRSDAVVVACPPHPQHGGHRGDARLEAVSDAVRARGIDCLRFDYGEWDDGYGERADTRRAVEWANERYDRVGLFGFSFGGAMALLAAADGADIEAVSALGPAGRLAADLDVTEVFDQIPVPVQVVYGTRDDIADWRPVVDCAQEYHQSTVEFAADHFFVGQTEKVADAVADFLVPNLVTAD, from the coding sequence ATGGCTGAGACGATTCTCGTTCCCGGCGGGCGAGACGTACGGGCGACGCTCGACACGGCCGCCACCGATGGAACCCGTTCCGACGCCGTCGTCGTCGCGTGTCCACCACATCCACAACACGGCGGTCATCGCGGCGACGCTCGCCTCGAAGCAGTGAGCGACGCAGTCCGTGCCCGAGGTATCGACTGTCTCCGGTTCGATTACGGCGAGTGGGACGACGGATACGGTGAACGTGCCGACACCCGCAGAGCGGTCGAGTGGGCGAACGAACGCTACGACCGCGTCGGGCTCTTTGGGTTCAGTTTCGGTGGCGCGATGGCACTGCTCGCCGCCGCCGATGGTGCCGATATCGAAGCCGTCTCTGCGCTCGGCCCCGCAGGGCGACTCGCTGCAGACCTCGACGTGACCGAGGTGTTCGACCAGATTCCCGTCCCCGTACAGGTCGTCTACGGCACGCGCGACGACATCGCCGACTGGCGACCCGTCGTCGACTGCGCACAGGAGTATCACCAGTCGACGGTCGAATTCGCTGCTGACCACTTCTTCGTCGGACAGACGGAGAAAGTCGCCGACGCAGTCGCCGACTTTCTGGTTCCCAACCTCGTGACCGCGGACTGA
- a CDS encoding MBL fold metallo-hydrolase, whose amino-acid sequence MAGIPSINPAELKETIDNGTDVTIVDVRGPHDFDEWHIDGDGVEALNVPVTQLQAVDPTELLNGASDGEVVAVCASGQTSQMAVRMLQQAGIDAKNLQYGMNGWANLYVHQELETDASATVLQFSRPSSGCLAYMVVSGDEAVVVDPLLAFVDDYIEVAREYGAEITAAVDTHVHADHISGVRAFATRTEADVVVPEPAVARGIDYDVDYETVAHGDVISVGDSTIDVVHTPGHTSGMTSFLVDDAVLLSGDGLFTESVARPDLEDGDDGASDMAATLYDSLQNRILTLADETIVAPAHYSDSADPADDGSYTATLGDLQSKMDALSMPEDEFVEYITADVPPRPSNHEQIIQTNLGQIETPNYVAFQLELGPNNCAASQESMTQ is encoded by the coding sequence ATGGCAGGTATCCCCAGCATCAACCCCGCGGAACTGAAGGAGACCATCGACAACGGAACGGACGTCACAATCGTCGACGTTCGCGGCCCCCACGACTTCGACGAGTGGCACATCGACGGCGACGGCGTCGAAGCGCTGAACGTCCCGGTAACACAGTTGCAGGCGGTTGACCCCACGGAACTCCTCAACGGTGCGTCCGACGGCGAAGTCGTCGCAGTCTGTGCCTCTGGCCAGACGAGTCAGATGGCAGTCCGGATGCTTCAGCAGGCCGGCATCGACGCCAAGAACCTCCAGTACGGGATGAACGGCTGGGCGAACCTCTACGTCCATCAGGAACTGGAGACGGACGCGAGTGCAACGGTTCTGCAGTTCAGTCGCCCGTCGAGTGGCTGTCTCGCCTACATGGTCGTCTCCGGTGACGAGGCAGTCGTCGTCGACCCCCTCCTCGCCTTCGTCGACGACTACATCGAAGTCGCCCGCGAGTACGGCGCGGAGATTACCGCGGCTGTCGATACGCACGTCCACGCCGACCACATCAGCGGTGTTCGGGCGTTCGCGACTCGGACAGAGGCGGACGTCGTCGTCCCCGAACCCGCAGTCGCCCGCGGCATCGACTACGACGTCGACTACGAAACCGTCGCCCACGGAGACGTGATTTCGGTCGGCGACAGCACCATCGACGTGGTTCACACGCCCGGCCACACCTCCGGGATGACCTCGTTCCTCGTCGACGACGCCGTCCTCCTCAGCGGTGACGGCCTCTTCACCGAGAGCGTCGCCCGCCCGGACCTCGAAGACGGTGATGACGGTGCGTCCGACATGGCCGCAACCCTCTACGACTCGCTCCAGAACCGCATCCTCACGTTGGCGGACGAGACTATCGTCGCGCCCGCCCACTACAGTGACAGCGCCGACCCTGCCGACGACGGTTCGTACACCGCGACGCTCGGCGACCTGCAGTCGAAGATGGACGCACTCTCGATGCCCGAAGACGAGTTCGTCGAGTACATCACCGCCGACGTGCCGCCGCGCCCGTCGAACCACGAACAGATTATCCAGACCAACCTCGGGCAGATTGAAACTCCCAACTACGTGGCGTTCCAACTCGAACTCGGCCCGAACAACTGTGCCGCCAGTCAGGAATCGATGACACAGTAA
- a CDS encoding HalOD1 output domain-containing protein: protein MTSPTRGANQHVNVRRLDGESSVVEAIVESAIELGIDPAQTSTSLQDTVDVDALTTLVKEASSTESTLHVSFDVWDINYVVTPLSVVATSLA, encoded by the coding sequence ATGACATCACCAACACGTGGCGCTAACCAGCACGTAAATGTACGACGGTTGGACGGTGAATCCTCAGTCGTTGAGGCAATCGTTGAATCGGCGATTGAACTCGGAATCGATCCGGCGCAAACGTCTACCAGTCTTCAAGACACGGTCGACGTAGATGCGTTGACCACACTCGTAAAAGAGGCGTCGAGTACAGAGAGTACGCTTCATGTATCGTTCGATGTCTGGGACATCAATTACGTCGTGACGCCGCTCTCAGTAGTTGCAACAAGCCTCGCATGA
- a CDS encoding HalOD1 output domain-containing protein: MTDDKDALTAALVDAARELGVHPTREPTRLQDAIDVESLVTLVRNSDPESDLQVSFTIWDIRYHVTQETVAASSRD; this comes from the coding sequence TTGACAGATGATAAGGACGCACTCACAGCTGCACTCGTCGATGCAGCGCGCGAACTCGGTGTCCATCCAACCAGAGAACCCACTCGATTACAAGATGCAATCGACGTGGAGTCACTCGTCACGCTCGTCAGGAATTCTGACCCAGAGAGCGACCTACAGGTGTCGTTCACAATCTGGGATATTCGGTATCACGTGACGCAGGAGACGGTTGCCGCATCGAGCCGCGACTGA
- a CDS encoding Tm-1-like ATP-binding domain-containing protein codes for MSVIIIGTLDTKGAEIGFARDVLNAKGVDVHLVDTGVMEDPDIEPDTTAAAVAEAGGSTLSELREQGDRGEAMEVMGDGAASIVSRLHEEGSLDGVLGLGGSGNTSIATAAMRALPYGVPKLMVSTMASGDVRPYVESRDIMMLYSVADIEGLNQLSRLVISNAALAMVGMVTNDPGVDVEDRPTIGITMFGVTTPCVKTARAYLEERGYETIVFHATGTGGQAMENLIKEGVIDGVLDVTTTEWADELVGGVLSAGPERLDAAAETGTPQVVSTGALDMVNFGAKDDVPETFRDRHLHVHNPQVTLMRTTADECAELGRIIGEKLNAATGPTALALPLGGVSLLDVEGEDFYDPEADHALFEALRTTLDDHVELIESEADINDEAFAETMAAKLDEYMRAAELAPASGDD; via the coding sequence ATGAGCGTCATCATCATCGGTACACTCGACACGAAAGGTGCGGAAATCGGGTTCGCCCGTGACGTCCTCAACGCGAAGGGAGTCGACGTGCACCTCGTCGACACGGGCGTGATGGAAGACCCTGACATCGAACCCGACACGACTGCGGCGGCGGTTGCCGAAGCAGGCGGGTCGACCCTCTCGGAACTCCGTGAACAGGGAGACCGAGGCGAAGCAATGGAGGTGATGGGAGACGGAGCGGCGTCCATCGTCAGTCGACTCCACGAAGAGGGGTCGCTCGACGGCGTCCTCGGACTCGGCGGGTCCGGGAACACGTCGATTGCCACGGCAGCGATGCGAGCACTCCCTTACGGCGTCCCGAAGTTGATGGTATCGACGATGGCCTCCGGGGACGTCCGGCCGTACGTCGAATCGCGCGACATCATGATGCTGTACTCGGTGGCGGACATCGAGGGACTCAACCAACTCTCACGACTCGTCATCTCGAACGCCGCCCTCGCGATGGTCGGGATGGTGACGAACGACCCCGGCGTCGACGTCGAAGACCGGCCGACCATCGGTATCACGATGTTCGGCGTCACGACGCCCTGTGTCAAGACCGCCCGCGCGTATCTCGAAGAACGGGGATACGAGACCATCGTCTTCCACGCGACTGGAACGGGGGGACAGGCGATGGAGAATCTCATCAAAGAGGGCGTCATCGACGGCGTCCTCGACGTGACGACGACCGAGTGGGCAGACGAACTCGTCGGCGGTGTCCTCAGTGCCGGCCCCGAGCGACTGGACGCTGCCGCCGAGACCGGAACGCCACAAGTCGTCTCGACTGGTGCGCTGGACATGGTCAACTTCGGTGCGAAAGACGACGTGCCAGAGACGTTCCGCGACCGACACCTGCACGTCCACAATCCGCAAGTGACACTCATGCGGACCACCGCCGACGAATGCGCCGAACTCGGTCGAATCATCGGCGAGAAACTCAACGCTGCGACGGGTCCGACCGCCCTCGCCCTTCCGCTCGGCGGGGTCTCACTACTCGACGTCGAAGGGGAGGACTTCTACGACCCCGAGGCCGACCACGCGTTATTCGAGGCGCTCAGGACGACACTCGACGACCACGTCGAACTGATAGAGTCCGAGGCGGACATCAACGACGAGGCCTTCGCCGAGACCATGGCGGCCAAACTCGACGAGTACATGCGCGCGGCCGAACTGGCACCCGCGTCGGGTGACGACTGA
- a CDS encoding PspA/IM30 family protein, with the protein MGILSRTSYVIRSKINALLNRAEDPTETLDYSYEKMRDELQQVKQGIADLTTQKKRLEIQKRRLEENVEKHNDQARQAVQQDREDLARKALEKKQAKMNQIEELDGQIARLQETQDTLVQKKDELQSRIEEFRTKKETMKARYEAAEASSRVSEAMSGVGDEMADVGRALERAEERTDEMEARSAAMDELMESGALDDVLSDKDSIERELEAGRTNAEVDAELETLKAEMGKSSEPAEAEAPETEADVDVEEEVVDEEVEAELEELKNEEESS; encoded by the coding sequence ATGGGAATTCTCTCTCGCACGTCGTACGTCATCCGGTCGAAGATAAACGCCCTCCTCAACCGTGCGGAGGACCCAACGGAGACGCTCGACTATTCCTACGAGAAGATGCGCGACGAACTCCAGCAGGTCAAGCAGGGTATCGCAGACCTCACGACCCAAAAGAAGCGACTGGAGATTCAGAAGCGACGACTCGAAGAGAACGTCGAGAAGCACAACGACCAGGCGCGACAAGCAGTCCAGCAGGACCGTGAAGACCTGGCGCGCAAGGCCTTAGAGAAGAAGCAGGCCAAGATGAACCAAATCGAGGAACTCGACGGACAGATTGCGCGCCTCCAAGAGACGCAAGACACCCTCGTCCAGAAGAAAGACGAACTCCAGAGCCGTATCGAGGAGTTCCGCACGAAGAAGGAGACGATGAAGGCGCGGTACGAGGCCGCAGAAGCGTCGAGTCGCGTCTCCGAGGCCATGTCCGGCGTCGGCGACGAGATGGCGGACGTGGGGCGCGCCCTCGAACGCGCCGAGGAGCGAACCGACGAGATGGAAGCGCGCTCGGCCGCCATGGACGAACTCATGGAGTCCGGCGCTCTCGACGACGTTCTCTCCGACAAGGACTCTATCGAGCGCGAACTCGAAGCGGGTCGGACGAACGCGGAAGTCGACGCCGAACTGGAGACGCTGAAAGCCGAGATGGGCAAGTCGTCCGAACCGGCAGAAGCGGAAGCGCCCGAGACGGAGGCGGACGTCGACGTGGAAGAAGAAGTCGTCGACGAGGAAGTCGAGGCCGAACTGGAAGAACTGAAGAACGAAGAAGAGTCGTCGTGA
- a CDS encoding Vms1/Ankzf1 family peptidyl-tRNA hydrolase, with translation MLDELLGRAELKERIAELEDERDALAGRLEGESDRRKDAVRARQDAEAEVNRLEDRITELEDRVERLSGDDDSLDFRGTEDLGGDRLREVVRRLGSVSTAPEGALTAVVADEQSVPAAVESAFGDRVSLVRRAAPCLALTDDAGLVSVALSPPRLSDQFDAWGDGFVLEPDWFFPTSETVVALVRSNLFALGHYDDGELVYETGFESDVKSAHSKGGFSQARFERIREGQIDDHLDSCHEALDDHLTDESDLVVLGERTILGEFRDRASLTATVDASGDPETALEEASREFWTTRLYRI, from the coding sequence ATGTTGGACGAGTTGTTGGGTCGGGCCGAACTCAAAGAACGCATCGCGGAGTTGGAAGACGAACGCGACGCGTTAGCGGGGCGGCTCGAAGGCGAGTCGGACCGGCGGAAAGACGCTGTCCGGGCGCGACAGGACGCAGAGGCGGAGGTCAACCGCCTCGAAGACCGTATCACCGAACTCGAAGACCGGGTCGAACGCCTCTCTGGCGACGACGACTCACTCGACTTCCGCGGGACCGAAGACCTCGGTGGCGACCGTCTCCGTGAGGTTGTCCGCCGCTTAGGGTCGGTATCGACTGCTCCAGAAGGTGCGCTGACCGCCGTCGTCGCCGACGAACAGTCCGTCCCCGCCGCCGTCGAATCGGCGTTCGGCGACCGGGTCTCTCTCGTCCGTCGGGCCGCACCCTGTCTCGCTCTCACCGACGACGCCGGACTCGTGAGCGTCGCCCTCTCACCGCCGCGCCTCTCCGACCAGTTCGACGCGTGGGGTGACGGGTTCGTCCTCGAACCCGACTGGTTCTTCCCCACCTCCGAGACTGTCGTCGCACTCGTCCGCTCCAACCTGTTCGCCCTCGGCCACTACGACGACGGCGAACTCGTCTACGAGACGGGTTTCGAGAGCGACGTGAAGTCGGCACACTCCAAGGGTGGATTCTCGCAGGCACGCTTCGAGCGTATCCGCGAGGGGCAGATAGACGACCACCTCGACTCGTGCCACGAAGCGCTCGACGACCACCTCACAGACGAGTCTGACCTCGTCGTCCTCGGCGAACGAACTATCCTCGGCGAGTTCCGCGACAGGGCGTCGCTGACCGCGACGGTCGACGCCAGCGGCGACCCGGAGACGGCCCTCGAAGAAGCCTCGCGGGAGTTCTGGACGACGCGTCTGTACCGAATCTGA
- a CDS encoding sensor histidine kinase: MLLVEPDSGDIVAVNDAAVSFYKYSHAELTSMAIQDLNALDAAEVARKRQQALSKESSHFVFPHRLKTGELCTVEVNSTPIEYEGDVLLFSIIQDISAQVESEQALTLAKTRFERLSEQNIVGVYTIEDRRFSYVNPVAADIFGTTPDQMIGTSVFDYIAAEDHDLAESHIANRERGTADAAHYTFTGVRSDGTRVRVEAHGGRVQTDDGVSIVGVLIDVTDRDTYERELHRLSQVLRYVAPAIYITDADGAIEYVNPAFERITGYTEAEAFGRNPNILSSGRMGEEYYQQMYATLTAAEVWEESIVNRRKDGEFYYAYQTIAPYLDDEGTIEGFVAIQSDTTDAKIREQILEVFQRIFRHNLRNKINIIRGNTDLLEPLVVQTPEEAYIVSIQNAAEALNSLSEKAAIVSETVDSSDGDKRIDLSRLLERQATQFSEAYPHATITCNGPKKLVVPGDGSVEVAIHELLENAIIHTDRSESVVEVTLREDESEEMAVLVIADVGPGLTDVERLPLELGKETPLQHTTGLGLWLVKWIVTSHGGELLLEDNEPRGLKVIISLPLADGI; encoded by the coding sequence ATGCTCCTCGTCGAACCGGATAGTGGCGATATCGTTGCTGTCAACGACGCTGCTGTTTCCTTCTACAAATACTCACACGCTGAACTCACCTCGATGGCGATTCAGGACCTAAACGCGCTTGACGCCGCGGAGGTCGCACGGAAACGTCAGCAGGCGCTATCGAAAGAATCCTCACATTTCGTGTTTCCACACCGGCTAAAGACCGGCGAACTCTGTACCGTCGAAGTGAATTCTACTCCCATCGAGTACGAAGGTGACGTCCTCCTCTTTTCGATTATTCAAGACATCTCCGCGCAGGTTGAATCCGAACAGGCACTCACCCTGGCAAAGACACGGTTCGAACGACTGAGTGAACAAAATATCGTCGGCGTGTACACTATCGAAGACCGGAGGTTTTCGTACGTAAACCCTGTCGCGGCAGATATCTTCGGGACCACGCCCGACCAGATGATTGGAACGTCCGTCTTCGATTATATCGCAGCAGAAGACCACGACCTCGCTGAATCGCACATCGCCAACCGGGAACGTGGCACTGCAGATGCAGCACACTACACATTCACCGGTGTCAGAAGTGACGGTACGCGAGTCCGTGTCGAAGCCCACGGCGGCAGAGTTCAGACAGACGACGGTGTCTCGATTGTGGGCGTCCTCATCGACGTGACGGATCGTGACACGTACGAGCGCGAACTTCACCGGTTGTCACAAGTGCTCAGGTACGTCGCACCTGCGATATACATCACAGACGCAGACGGTGCCATCGAGTATGTCAACCCGGCGTTCGAACGAATCACAGGATATACCGAAGCAGAGGCATTCGGGAGGAACCCCAACATCCTCAGTTCTGGTCGAATGGGGGAGGAGTACTATCAACAAATGTATGCGACACTCACCGCTGCTGAGGTCTGGGAGGAGTCGATTGTCAACCGGCGAAAAGATGGTGAGTTCTACTACGCATATCAGACAATCGCACCATATTTAGACGACGAAGGGACGATCGAGGGCTTCGTCGCAATCCAATCGGACACGACCGACGCGAAGATTCGAGAACAGATACTCGAAGTGTTCCAACGAATCTTTCGCCACAACTTACGAAACAAGATTAACATCATCAGAGGGAATACGGACCTTCTCGAGCCCTTAGTCGTCCAGACTCCCGAAGAGGCGTACATTGTGAGCATCCAGAACGCTGCAGAGGCTCTCAATTCGCTCAGTGAAAAAGCGGCAATCGTCTCTGAGACAGTCGACTCTTCGGACGGTGACAAACGAATCGACCTTAGCCGCCTTCTCGAACGCCAAGCGACGCAGTTCTCAGAAGCATATCCACACGCTACGATAACGTGTAATGGGCCAAAGAAACTGGTTGTTCCCGGAGACGGGTCGGTGGAAGTTGCGATTCACGAACTCCTCGAGAACGCGATTATACACACCGACCGCAGTGAGTCCGTCGTTGAGGTCACACTGCGGGAAGATGAGAGCGAGGAGATGGCCGTACTCGTGATTGCAGACGTCGGTCCCGGACTCACGGACGTCGAACGCCTCCCATTGGAACTGGGCAAAGAAACACCACTCCAACACACGACCGGGCTTGGCCTCTGGCTCGTCAAGTGGATTGTCACGAGCCACGGTGGTGAACTGCTGCTTGAAGACAACGAGCCGCGAGGACTGAAAGTGATTATTTCGCTCCCGCTCGCAGACGGGATATGA
- a CDS encoding transcription factor S, with the protein MQFCDECGSMMVSQDGVMTCTNDECGATTERDEELAEAFVSTEAQSGDELIETEEGAEFEGKPTAKDVHCDECGHTEAWYTIKQTASADEPPTRFFKCKECGYRWREYN; encoded by the coding sequence ATGCAGTTTTGCGACGAATGCGGGTCGATGATGGTCTCGCAAGACGGTGTGATGACGTGCACGAACGACGAGTGTGGCGCGACCACCGAGCGAGACGAAGAGTTGGCCGAAGCGTTCGTCTCGACGGAGGCCCAATCCGGTGACGAACTCATCGAGACCGAAGAGGGTGCCGAGTTCGAGGGGAAGCCGACTGCGAAAGACGTTCACTGCGACGAGTGTGGGCACACAGAAGCGTGGTACACAATCAAACAGACGGCGTCTGCGGACGAACCCCCGACGCGATTCTTCAAGTGCAAAGAGTGCGGCTATCGCTGGCGCGAGTACAATTGA
- a CDS encoding DUF1611 domain-containing protein, which yields MSDPQRVVVLAHEKFPDRAKTATGVLKYADYDVVAVLDRDKPGTSTADHRRDLPDVPIVSSMADAPEADALLVGIAPIGGGFDETWREDVRTALERGCDVIAGLHYFLNDDEEFAALADEHGCEINDVRKPHDDIGVANGTAADVDAEVVLTVGTDCSVGKMTATLELVEAAREQGIDAGFIPTGQTGIMIAGWGNPVDRVVSDFTAGSVEEMILEKGDEYDVLFVEGQGSIVHPAYSAVTCGILHGAMADKLILCHESTRDAIHGYESFALPDLSEYVSLYENLAAPVHEADIVAGALNTSNVDDDDEAAAAVDAYADELGVPAVDPVRQDATDLIDEVF from the coding sequence ATGAGCGACCCACAACGAGTCGTCGTCCTCGCACACGAGAAGTTCCCCGACCGCGCGAAGACCGCCACGGGCGTCCTCAAGTACGCCGACTACGACGTGGTGGCCGTTCTCGACCGCGACAAACCCGGCACTTCGACGGCGGACCACCGTCGTGACCTCCCCGACGTGCCAATCGTCTCCTCGATGGCCGACGCGCCCGAGGCGGACGCCCTCCTCGTCGGCATCGCCCCCATCGGCGGCGGGTTCGACGAGACGTGGCGCGAAGACGTTCGCACGGCCCTCGAACGCGGGTGTGACGTCATCGCCGGCCTCCACTACTTCCTCAACGACGACGAGGAGTTCGCCGCCCTCGCCGACGAACACGGGTGCGAAATCAACGATGTTCGCAAACCGCACGACGACATCGGCGTCGCCAACGGAACGGCCGCAGACGTAGACGCGGAAGTCGTCCTCACCGTCGGCACGGACTGCTCTGTCGGGAAGATGACCGCGACGCTCGAACTCGTCGAGGCCGCGCGCGAACAGGGTATCGACGCCGGATTCATCCCGACTGGCCAGACCGGCATCATGATTGCCGGGTGGGGCAACCCCGTCGACCGCGTCGTGAGCGACTTCACCGCGGGGTCCGTCGAAGAGATGATTCTGGAGAAAGGCGACGAGTACGACGTCCTCTTCGTCGAAGGGCAAGGGAGCATCGTTCACCCCGCCTACTCCGCGGTCACCTGCGGCATCCTCCACGGCGCGATGGCGGACAAACTGATTCTCTGTCACGAGTCCACCCGCGATGCAATCCACGGCTACGAGTCGTTCGCCCTCCCCGACCTCTCGGAGTACGTCTCGCTCTACGAGAACCTCGCCGCGCCCGTCCACGAAGCGGACATCGTCGCCGGTGCGCTCAACACGTCGAACGTCGACGACGACGACGAGGCCGCCGCCGCAGTCGACGCGTACGCCGACGAACTCGGCGTCCCCGCCGTCGACCCAGTCCGACAGGACGCGACGGACCTCATCGACGAGGTGTTCTGA
- a CDS encoding dipeptide epimerase — translation MLTTEFERISMSLADPFGISRGTQTEAENVIVRIEDSGGMAGVGAAAPSSHYGETADTVEAVLPDLLEVVETVGKPHAIDEIERRMEQRIRRNPAARTAVSIALHDLAAKRLGVPLYKLWGLDPENAPASSFTIGLDDIETIREKTADAYEAGYDILKVKVGTDRDKAIIEAVRDEAPGVTIRVDANEAWTPREAVEMSEFLADYGVEFVEQPVPAEDYEGLKFVYDHAALPIAADESCVTADDIPKIADRVDIANLKLMKCGSLVEAKRAIHTARAHGLEVMLGCMIETNAAIAAGCHLAPLLDYVDLDGSLLLADDPYEGVPMPQGAIDLADLDRTGTGAHLR, via the coding sequence ATGCTCACGACGGAGTTCGAACGCATCTCGATGTCGCTCGCCGACCCATTCGGTATCTCCCGCGGGACGCAGACGGAAGCCGAGAACGTCATCGTCCGAATCGAAGACTCGGGCGGGATGGCGGGCGTCGGTGCCGCCGCGCCGTCGTCTCACTACGGCGAGACTGCGGATACCGTCGAAGCGGTTCTCCCGGACCTCCTCGAAGTCGTCGAAACCGTCGGGAAACCGCACGCCATCGACGAGATAGAACGCCGGATGGAACAGCGCATTCGCCGCAACCCGGCGGCGCGAACCGCCGTGAGCATCGCGCTCCACGACCTCGCGGCGAAGCGACTCGGCGTCCCCCTCTACAAACTCTGGGGTCTCGACCCCGAGAACGCACCCGCCTCCTCGTTCACTATCGGTCTCGACGATATCGAGACGATACGCGAAAAGACCGCAGACGCCTACGAGGCCGGGTACGACATCCTCAAGGTGAAGGTCGGCACCGACCGCGACAAGGCTATCATCGAGGCCGTCCGCGACGAAGCGCCCGGCGTGACGATTCGCGTCGACGCGAACGAGGCGTGGACGCCGCGTGAGGCCGTCGAGATGAGCGAATTCCTCGCAGACTACGGCGTCGAGTTCGTCGAACAACCCGTTCCCGCCGAGGACTACGAGGGTCTCAAGTTCGTCTACGACCACGCGGCGCTTCCCATCGCCGCCGACGAGTCCTGTGTCACGGCCGACGACATCCCCAAGATAGCCGACCGGGTTGATATCGCGAACCTGAAACTGATGAAGTGTGGGAGTCTCGTCGAGGCGAAGCGCGCGATTCATACCGCCCGCGCGCACGGCCTCGAAGTCATGCTCGGGTGCATGATAGAGACGAACGCCGCAATCGCCGCCGGGTGCCACCTCGCACCGCTCCTCGATTACGTGGACCTCGACGGGTCGCTCTTACTCGCTGACGACCCCTACGAGGGCGTTCCGATGCCGCAGGGCGCAATCGACCTCGCCGACCTCGACCGAACGGGGACCGGCGCGCACCTCCGCTGA